Proteins from a genomic interval of Kribbella aluminosa:
- a CDS encoding sugar ABC transporter ATP-binding protein, whose translation MTLFEAERVEKVFPGVRALDGVNLSLEPGSVHALLGENGAGKSTLIKVITGLYRPDGGRLLLDGQQVSFGSPHESASAGIGVVHQERNLIPGFTVGENILLQQLPTSRGLVDRTAIRSEAARWLAELDLELDPDLPVTELSVAQAQLVEIAKALSIESRVLLLDEPTASITPSEAERLFRVVGKLKDQGCAVLFVSHKLEEVFEICDTVTVLRDGASVLEGGPLSDLTRDEVVDLMVGRVHEALVLPPRTVDTTAEPLLELSGLSTATGHDGVDLAVRPGEIVGLYGLVGAGRSELAKALLGLDRITAGEVRVRGAAVRIRNVRDALKNHKIGYVSENRKEEGVFLEQSVGRNIAVTVWDRLRAGIGRLPVLRYVPKRAEADLVSDYVEHLGIRIASPAQLAGTLSGGNQQKVSLAKWLAAQTEILIIDEPTVGIDVRTKDAFHTLIWDLAANGLAILLITSDLPEMITLADRVVVMRDHRVRGEVVNSRDYDTMSQRVIRLIHAEPAPAA comes from the coding sequence GTGACGCTGTTCGAAGCCGAGCGAGTGGAGAAGGTCTTTCCCGGTGTACGGGCCCTGGACGGCGTCAATCTCTCGCTTGAGCCCGGTTCGGTGCATGCGCTGCTCGGTGAGAACGGCGCTGGGAAGTCGACGCTGATCAAGGTGATCACCGGGCTGTACCGCCCCGACGGCGGGCGGCTGCTACTGGACGGACAGCAGGTGTCCTTCGGCTCGCCGCACGAGTCGGCGTCGGCAGGCATCGGCGTCGTCCACCAGGAGCGCAACCTGATTCCCGGCTTCACTGTCGGTGAGAACATCCTGCTGCAGCAGCTCCCGACCTCGCGCGGGCTGGTCGATCGCACAGCGATTCGCTCCGAGGCGGCGCGCTGGCTCGCGGAGCTGGACCTCGAGCTGGATCCGGATCTGCCAGTGACGGAGTTGTCCGTAGCACAAGCGCAACTGGTCGAGATCGCGAAGGCCCTGTCGATCGAGAGTCGAGTGTTGCTCCTCGACGAACCGACGGCCTCCATTACTCCGAGCGAGGCCGAGCGGCTGTTCCGCGTCGTTGGCAAGCTCAAGGATCAGGGCTGCGCGGTGCTGTTCGTCAGCCACAAGCTCGAGGAGGTCTTCGAGATCTGCGACACGGTCACGGTCCTGCGCGACGGAGCATCCGTGCTCGAAGGCGGTCCGCTGTCCGACCTGACCCGCGACGAGGTTGTCGACCTCATGGTCGGTCGTGTCCACGAAGCCCTCGTGCTCCCGCCACGAACGGTCGACACCACGGCCGAGCCCCTACTGGAGTTGTCAGGCCTGAGTACGGCGACCGGGCACGACGGCGTGGATCTCGCTGTCCGGCCGGGGGAGATCGTCGGGTTGTACGGACTCGTCGGCGCCGGCCGCAGTGAGCTCGCGAAGGCCCTGCTCGGACTGGACCGGATCACGGCGGGCGAAGTTCGCGTGCGCGGCGCCGCGGTCCGAATCCGGAACGTCCGCGACGCACTGAAGAACCACAAGATCGGGTACGTCAGCGAGAACCGCAAGGAGGAAGGCGTCTTCCTCGAGCAATCCGTCGGCCGGAACATCGCGGTCACCGTCTGGGACCGGCTCCGCGCGGGGATCGGCCGGTTGCCGGTACTTCGTTACGTTCCGAAGCGGGCCGAAGCGGACTTGGTGTCCGACTACGTGGAGCATCTGGGTATCAGGATCGCGTCGCCGGCGCAGTTGGCCGGAACTCTGTCGGGCGGCAACCAGCAGAAGGTGTCGCTGGCGAAGTGGCTTGCGGCGCAGACCGAGATCCTGATCATCGACGAACCGACCGTCGGCATCGACGTCCGGACGAAGGATGCGTTCCACACGCTGATCTGGGACCTGGCCGCGAACGGCCTGGCCATTCTGCTGATCACCTCGGATCTGCCGGAGATGATCACGCTGGCTGATCGGGTTGTCGTCATGCGGGACCATCGCGTTCGCGGCGAGGTGGTGAACAGCCGCGACTACGACACCATGAGCCAGCGAGTCATCCGCCTGATTCACGCCGAACCGGCGCCCGCAGCCTGA
- a CDS encoding FadR/GntR family transcriptional regulator, whose amino-acid sequence MTSNVHGAGSELGYRGRGIHGAVVEELGRRILTGEVAQGATLDIASLEAELDVSRSVIREALRVLKAKGLIDARQKRGTFVQPRTEWTLLDPDVIRWQFEGQDSQQLFNDLNELRNIIEPAAAGLAALRRTEADLQALDASLAQMSEATHGVGDPVQADLLFHRALLAASHNELLIRTRIVLEPGLAARDQVVHDLVEDDDPTPAHAAVLDAIRRRDPDVAVSAASALLAKSLLDLDSIRSPASLPQRARD is encoded by the coding sequence GTGACCTCGAACGTGCATGGCGCGGGTTCCGAGCTTGGATACCGTGGACGCGGTATCCACGGAGCGGTCGTCGAAGAGCTCGGGCGGCGGATCCTGACCGGCGAGGTCGCCCAGGGCGCCACTCTCGACATCGCCTCGCTCGAAGCCGAGCTCGACGTCAGTCGCTCTGTCATTCGCGAGGCGCTGCGGGTCCTCAAGGCGAAGGGTCTCATCGACGCCCGCCAGAAACGGGGCACGTTCGTTCAGCCGCGGACCGAGTGGACCCTGCTCGACCCCGATGTCATTCGTTGGCAGTTCGAGGGACAGGACAGCCAGCAACTGTTCAACGACCTGAACGAGCTGAGGAACATCATCGAGCCCGCCGCCGCAGGACTGGCCGCGCTGCGCCGCACCGAGGCAGACCTCCAGGCCCTTGACGCGTCGTTGGCCCAGATGTCAGAGGCGACCCACGGCGTCGGCGATCCCGTCCAGGCCGACCTCCTTTTCCACCGCGCGCTCCTGGCCGCCTCTCACAACGAACTGCTGATCCGCACCAGGATCGTGCTCGAACCAGGCCTGGCAGCGCGCGACCAGGTCGTCCACGACCTGGTCGAGGACGATGATCCCACCCCAGCGCATGCAGCGGTTCTCGACGCCATCAGGCGTCGGGATCCGGACGTGGCCGTGAGCGCCGCCAGCGCGCTATTGGCCAAGTCTCTGCTGGACCTCGACAGCATCCGAAGCCCGGCATCGCTGCCACAACGGGCGCGGGACTAG
- a CDS encoding glycosyl hydrolase family 95 catalytic domain-containing protein produces MGYPAEGSSRPNHEERGNHIARRRVLQAAGLTGLATFALPVFEAHAAVDRPADCQLVPDEEALRLWYRTPAEESIIIEEGLPIGNGRLGGLIGGTPADTALFLTDASLWSGGRNTTLDGAGQFPYDRSTFGTFQLLAKARVLLPDHTPDVVTDYQRSLDLSNGLVVTTYRVGEVAYRQECFSSHSDDVVVVRITQSGGGSLTGSVAVEGTRGEVAVVDRSASTTSITDALDNGLRYAAVAGVSTDGGTVGTGSSTVTFTGASEVLVVISGGTNYRPDASIDYRDTRVDPGTVARQKLRTALLEPRLVETHVADYQRQFGSFSLHLGDSTAQQRAQDTAARLASRGAPGAAPDPEFDVLYLQLARYLTITGSRAGLPTNLQGLWLDTNEPDWMSDYHTDINIQMNYWPTHRFGLAEHAEPLLDYCLAQLPQWSKQTLELFNDPRNRFRNTSGRVAGWTVAFSTNVHGGNGWWWHPAGGAWLCLELWQHYEYTLDKRFLARLMPLLRGTVEFWESRLIERTVGEGSDQRTALLADKAWSPEHGPQDGIGNTYDQELVHAVLGCFVEASKLLNRDVELAGRAQLMRERLYLPEVSPKTGWLEEWRSPDNLGDAQHRHLSPLIGWYPGDRIRLDNQPAAYIAGIRNLLEARGFDSYGWACAWRAACWARLKDSNRAYKTISNVLRPAHGHLGGTGINLFDLYRTNRYIFQIDANFGIPAAMLEMLVHAKPGVVDLMPAVPAAWNDGSVRGMGVRGGFTLDMTWKAGAPISVTLHSVGGTATELRVGDWKRSVHVRPGGSVTLQPQGVPYPPPPPPPEPAPASVIKNVHSGLVIDVSGGGSNPGAAIDQWPDVGSTNQRWQQVQTNNGFVMLQCVRSGQVIDVPNAATAEGTDVVQWTTSGAPNQQWMIENTGSGQMRIVSRITDKVLGIAGQSAQAGAAVEIQADTGHPSQRWTIVQE; encoded by the coding sequence ATGGGATACCCGGCTGAAGGCTCGTCCCGCCCCAATCACGAAGAGCGCGGCAACCACATCGCAAGGCGGCGCGTCCTCCAGGCCGCTGGTCTCACCGGCCTGGCGACGTTCGCGCTACCGGTCTTCGAGGCGCACGCCGCCGTCGACCGACCGGCAGACTGCCAACTCGTGCCGGACGAGGAGGCACTGCGGCTCTGGTATCGCACACCGGCGGAAGAATCGATCATCATCGAGGAAGGCCTCCCGATCGGCAACGGACGACTCGGAGGTCTGATCGGCGGCACTCCAGCGGATACCGCGCTCTTCCTGACCGACGCGTCATTGTGGAGCGGTGGTCGCAACACCACGCTCGACGGCGCGGGACAGTTCCCGTACGACAGGTCGACGTTCGGTACCTTCCAGTTACTCGCCAAAGCCCGGGTGCTCCTGCCGGACCACACACCCGATGTCGTCACCGACTACCAGCGATCCCTCGACCTGAGCAACGGCCTCGTCGTCACGACGTACCGAGTGGGCGAGGTCGCCTACCGCCAGGAGTGCTTCAGCAGCCACTCCGACGACGTCGTCGTAGTACGCATCACGCAGTCAGGTGGAGGATCGCTGACCGGATCGGTGGCCGTCGAGGGCACGCGCGGAGAAGTTGCGGTCGTCGACCGGTCCGCATCGACGACGTCGATCACGGACGCTCTCGACAACGGCCTTCGGTATGCAGCGGTGGCGGGCGTCTCGACCGACGGCGGGACTGTCGGAACGGGCAGTTCGACGGTGACATTCACTGGGGCGTCCGAGGTGCTCGTCGTGATCAGCGGTGGGACCAACTACCGGCCTGATGCTTCGATCGACTACCGCGACACACGGGTCGACCCCGGGACGGTCGCGCGACAGAAGTTGCGGACGGCGTTGCTCGAGCCCCGGTTGGTCGAAACCCACGTGGCCGACTACCAGCGGCAGTTCGGCTCGTTCTCGCTCCACCTTGGCGACTCGACCGCGCAGCAACGAGCCCAGGACACTGCCGCAAGGCTTGCCTCCCGAGGCGCCCCAGGTGCGGCGCCTGACCCTGAGTTCGATGTGCTCTACCTGCAGCTCGCCCGGTACCTGACCATCACCGGATCCCGGGCGGGCCTCCCGACGAACTTGCAGGGCCTGTGGCTCGACACCAACGAGCCGGACTGGATGAGTGACTACCACACCGACATCAACATCCAGATGAACTACTGGCCGACGCACCGATTCGGGCTCGCCGAGCATGCCGAGCCGCTACTCGACTACTGCCTCGCACAGCTTCCGCAGTGGTCGAAGCAGACACTCGAGCTGTTCAACGATCCCCGCAACCGGTTCCGCAACACGTCCGGGCGGGTCGCCGGCTGGACAGTGGCGTTCTCTACGAACGTCCACGGCGGTAACGGTTGGTGGTGGCATCCGGCCGGCGGGGCGTGGTTGTGCCTTGAACTGTGGCAGCACTACGAGTACACCCTCGACAAGCGGTTCCTCGCGCGACTCATGCCGCTCCTGCGTGGCACCGTCGAGTTCTGGGAGAGCCGGCTGATCGAGCGCACCGTTGGCGAGGGAAGCGATCAACGGACCGCGCTGCTGGCCGACAAGGCATGGTCGCCCGAGCACGGGCCTCAGGACGGGATCGGTAACACCTACGACCAGGAGCTGGTGCACGCGGTTCTCGGATGCTTCGTCGAAGCGTCGAAACTTCTCAATCGGGACGTGGAGTTGGCGGGCCGGGCTCAGCTGATGCGCGAGCGCCTCTATCTTCCCGAGGTGAGTCCCAAGACCGGCTGGCTCGAGGAGTGGCGGAGCCCGGACAATTTGGGCGACGCCCAGCACCGGCACCTGTCCCCGTTGATCGGTTGGTACCCGGGTGACCGGATCCGCCTGGACAACCAGCCCGCTGCGTACATCGCTGGAATCCGCAACTTGCTGGAGGCCCGCGGATTTGACAGCTACGGCTGGGCCTGCGCGTGGCGCGCGGCCTGCTGGGCGCGGCTGAAGGATTCCAACCGCGCCTACAAGACCATCTCCAACGTACTGCGTCCCGCACACGGGCACCTGGGCGGGACAGGGATCAACCTGTTCGACCTCTACCGGACCAACCGGTACATCTTCCAGATCGACGCCAACTTCGGGATCCCGGCTGCGATGCTGGAGATGCTGGTCCACGCCAAGCCCGGAGTGGTCGATCTGATGCCGGCCGTCCCGGCTGCCTGGAACGACGGCAGCGTGCGCGGCATGGGGGTGCGAGGTGGATTCACGCTCGACATGACCTGGAAGGCCGGGGCGCCGATATCGGTGACGCTGCACAGCGTGGGAGGCACGGCTACCGAACTGCGAGTCGGTGACTGGAAGCGGAGCGTCCACGTGCGGCCGGGAGGGTCGGTCACTCTGCAGCCGCAAGGCGTCCCATACCCGCCGCCGCCTCCGCCACCCGAACCCGCTCCGGCAAGTGTGATCAAGAACGTGCACAGCGGACTTGTGATCGATGTCTCCGGCGGCGGCTCGAACCCCGGCGCTGCGATCGATCAATGGCCGGATGTCGGCTCCACCAACCAACGCTGGCAGCAGGTACAGACCAACAACGGCTTCGTCATGCTCCAATGCGTCAGGTCAGGCCAGGTCATCGACGTGCCGAACGCGGCTACCGCGGAAGGAACCGACGTCGTGCAATGGACGACCAGTGGCGCCCCGAATCAGCAGTGGATGATCGAGAACACCGGTTCAGGACAGATGCGCATCGTCAGCCGGATCACCGACAAGGTACTCGGCATCGCCGGTCAGTCGGCCCAGGCAGGCGCAGCCGTCGAGATCCAGGCCGACACCGGCCATCCCAGCCAGCGATGGACCATCGTCCAGGAATAG